The genomic segment ACTGGGAGATTCCCCGGAAGCCGGCGTGATCCTCCGGCAGCAGGCCGAGGTCGAGGGGCACGCCACCGAAGTGGCTGTCCGCCGGCTCCGTCGCGCCCAGCCGGCCCAGCAGCCCACGCTGGTCGAAGCACTCGGCCGTACGCCGGGTGAAGCTGGCGCCGCGCGACTCCGTCGGCCGCTCGGGCAGCTTCTCGTAGACGACGACATCGGCTCCGCCGAGGCGCAGTTCGCCGGCCATCATCAGACCGACGGGGCCGGCCCCGACCACGATCACGTCCCGGGTCATCGCGCTGCTCCGATCCGGCCGGCGTCGACGCTGCCGAACCAGTGGGTGAGGGTGTCGGTGAGGGTGTCGGTGCTGCCGGGTGAGGTCCAGGCGACGTAGCCGTCGGGTCGGATGAGGACGGTGTCGAGTGGGGTGTCGGGTTGGTGGGTCCAGGTTCCGGTGACGGTGTCGACGCGGTCGTGCCAGTGGTGGGTGGGTGGTGTGGTGGTGTCGGTGGTGACGAGGACGGCGCGGGCGGGGTGGAGGAGGTCGGCGATGCGGGTGTGGGTGCCGTCGGGCAGGGTGAGTTGGTCATCGGGTGGCATGCGTCGGCCGAGCAGGGGGTGGTCGCCGGGGCCGGTGTCGTAGCGGATGCCCAGCCCGCTGCCCAGACCGATGAGGTGCTCCGCCGCCGCCTTCGCGGTGGCCAGGTCGGACAGCACGCGACGCAGGGGTTCCACGCCGTCGTCGCCGAGGTACAGCATCGACGCGGCCTTGGCGTTGCTGATCAGCTGCCGTCCGATCGGGTGGCGTTCGGCCTGGTAGGTGTCGAGCAGGCCGTCCGGCGCCCAGCCCCGTACCGCCGCCGCCAGCTTCCAGCCCAGGTTCACCGCGTCCAGCAGGCCGGCGCTGAGCCCCCAGGCGGCAAGCGGTGGCATCTCGTGCGCGGCGTCGCCGGCGAGGAAGATCCGGCCGCGCCGGTACTCGTCGGCCACCGCTGAGGCGTTGCCGCTGGCCCACAACCACGGTGCCGCGCCGTGGTGGATGGATTCGCCGGTGAGCCGCTGCCACGCGTCGGCGACCTCGGTGAACGTCAGTGCCGCCGGATCGGGGTGCGGGCGCAGCGCCCGGTCGTG from the Micromonospora sp. WMMA1947 genome contains:
- a CDS encoding FAD-dependent monooxygenase gives rise to the protein MQTDVIVVGAGPVGLMLAGELHLGGARVRVYDRLAAPTGESRALGFNRRAAESLDQRGLLPRLGAFRWGPMGHFGGVRIALDMLDDDHSGVLGLPQSRTEEMLAGWLNELGVPVRRRHELVGLRQTEHGVVATFDEPAGRVEETAAYLVGCDGAGSTVRALAGIGADATPATRGMYTAEVTGVALRPRPIGERLPGGNMVVCTPVGQGRYRIVIHDRALRPHPDPAALTFTEVADAWQRLTGESIHHGAAPWLWASGNASAVADEYRRGRIFLAGDAAHEMPPLAAWGLSAGLLDAVNLGWKLAAAVRGWAPDGLLDTYQAERHPIGRQLISNAKAASMLYLGDDGVEPLRRVLSDLATAKAAAEHLIGLGSGLGIRYDTGPGDHPLLGRRMPPDDQLTLPDGTHTRIADLLHPARAVLVTTDTTTPPTHHWHDRVDTVTGTWTHQPDTPLDTVLIRPDGYVAWTSPGSTDTLTDTLTHWFGSVDAGRIGAAR